The Streptomyces kanamyceticus genome window below encodes:
- the argS gene encoding arginine--tRNA ligase — MAPVTSLTASVHQRLADALSAALPETGADADPLLRRSDRADFQANGILALAKKAKANPRELATQVVEKITNGDLLADVEVSGPGFLNVTVTDKAITETLAARAADGDRLGVPLNPAAGTTVIDYAQPNVAKEMHVGHLRSAVIGDALRGMLDFTGEKTIGRHHIGDWGTQFGMLIQYLIENPDTLAPAEDVDGEQAMSNLNKVYKASRAVFDSDEAFKERARKRVVALQSGDKETLDLWQRFVDESKVYFYSVFEKLDMEVRDDEIVGESAYNDLMPETARLLEESGVAVRSEGALVVFFDEIRGKDDQPVPLIVQKADGGFGYAASDLSAIRDRVLDLNATTLLYVVDVRQSLHFKMVFEAARRMGWLNDDVTAHNMGYGTVLGADGKPFKTRAGETVRLEDLLDEAVERATAVVREKAEKIGLTEAEIIENGRYVGIGAVKYADLSTSANRDYKFDLDQMVSLNGDTSVYLQYAYARIKSILRKADAASPAAHPELELAPAERALGLHLDAFGEQLTDATAEYAPHKLAAYLYQLASLYTTFYDQCPVLKADTPSQTENRLFLCDLTARTLTKGMSLLGIRTPERL; from the coding sequence ATGGCCCCGGTCACGTCCCTCACCGCCTCCGTCCACCAGCGCCTCGCGGACGCCCTCTCGGCTGCCCTGCCGGAGACCGGCGCCGACGCGGACCCGCTGCTGCGACGGAGCGACCGAGCGGACTTCCAGGCCAACGGCATCCTGGCCCTCGCGAAGAAGGCCAAGGCGAACCCGCGCGAGCTCGCGACCCAGGTCGTCGAGAAGATCACCAACGGCGATCTCCTCGCCGACGTCGAGGTGTCCGGCCCCGGCTTCCTGAACGTGACGGTCACCGACAAGGCGATCACCGAGACCCTCGCCGCGCGCGCCGCCGACGGCGACCGGCTCGGCGTCCCGCTGAACCCCGCCGCGGGCACGACGGTCATCGACTACGCCCAGCCGAACGTGGCGAAGGAGATGCACGTCGGCCACCTCCGCTCGGCGGTCATCGGCGACGCCCTGCGCGGCATGCTGGACTTCACCGGCGAGAAGACGATCGGCCGCCACCACATCGGCGACTGGGGCACCCAGTTCGGCATGCTCATCCAGTACCTGATCGAGAACCCGGACACCCTGGCCCCCGCCGAGGACGTCGACGGCGAGCAGGCCATGTCGAACCTGAACAAGGTCTACAAGGCGTCGCGCGCCGTCTTCGACTCCGACGAGGCGTTCAAGGAGCGGGCCCGCAAGCGGGTCGTCGCCCTGCAGTCCGGCGACAAGGAGACCCTGGACCTCTGGCAGCGGTTCGTGGACGAGTCGAAGGTCTACTTCTACTCGGTCTTCGAGAAGCTGGACATGGAGGTCCGGGACGACGAGATCGTCGGCGAGTCCGCGTACAACGACCTGATGCCGGAGACGGCCCGCCTCCTTGAGGAGTCGGGCGTGGCCGTCCGCTCCGAGGGCGCCCTCGTCGTCTTCTTCGACGAGATCCGCGGCAAGGACGACCAGCCGGTCCCGCTGATCGTGCAGAAGGCCGACGGCGGCTTCGGTTACGCGGCGTCCGACCTCTCCGCGATCCGCGACCGCGTCCTGGACCTGAACGCCACGACGCTCCTCTACGTGGTGGACGTGCGCCAGTCCCTCCACTTCAAGATGGTCTTCGAGGCGGCCCGCCGGATGGGCTGGCTGAACGACGACGTCACCGCGCACAACATGGGCTACGGCACGGTGCTCGGCGCCGACGGCAAGCCCTTCAAGACGCGCGCGGGCGAGACGGTACGCCTGGAGGACCTCCTCGACGAGGCGGTGGAGCGGGCGACGGCGGTGGTCCGCGAGAAGGCCGAGAAGATCGGCCTGACCGAGGCCGAGATCATCGAGAACGGCCGCTACGTGGGCATCGGCGCGGTCAAGTACGCGGACCTCTCCACCTCGGCGAACCGCGACTACAAGTTCGACCTGGACCAGATGGTCTCGCTCAACGGCGACACGTCGGTCTACCTCCAGTACGCCTACGCCCGCATCAAGTCGATCCTGCGCAAGGCGGACGCGGCGTCCCCCGCCGCCCACCCGGAACTCGAACTCGCCCCCGCGGAGCGGGCGCTGGGCCTCCACCTGGACGCCTTCGGCGAACAGCTCACGGACGCGACGGCGGAGTACGCCCCCCACAAACTGGCGGCGTACCTCTACCAACTGGCCTCGCTCTACACGACGTTCTACGACCAGTGCCCGGTCCTCAAGGCAGACACCCCGTCCCAGACGGAGAACCGCCTCTTCCTCTGCGACCTCACGGCCCGCACCCTGACCAAGGGAATGTCCCTCCTGGGCATCAGGACCCCCGAGCGCCTGTAA
- a CDS encoding esterase/lipase family protein, giving the protein MSAPVANFWGDLDPNNRVEFPEAKRPDETWELRDGGTAWVYRAPGHDNIRRPVILSDGFSSLPSSYNELYYGLEGAGSPDYKFISALHERGYDLVLLGYQDRTKSIIDNAKVATECIHNAIARQEGDALLTVGGFSMGGLITRYALADMERKRMNHNTAVYLSYDTPHRGAWLPIGIEKLVPYLLGDSRMLSLVSSPAAKQMLRWHTSKVEGEPAMHDDRKTFLQALEKLGNWPMIPRLIGVANGDGKGVGNGIKAGEAALTAEGDLKGTKLYTQPGGKGALVAELAKTGADPVTVRTDTIPELDGAPGGTLGNFSLVAGLLQQLGAPATAHHPATCFVPSGSAVDLLDFDLATPEADPFADLRKVSEENSGLHSYLLSETSTPHTSMTRQLGEWIVNQLAN; this is encoded by the coding sequence ATGTCGGCACCTGTGGCCAATTTCTGGGGCGACCTCGACCCGAACAACCGCGTCGAATTCCCCGAAGCGAAGCGCCCTGACGAGACCTGGGAGCTCAGGGACGGCGGCACCGCGTGGGTCTACCGCGCCCCCGGCCACGACAACATCCGGCGGCCCGTGATCCTCTCCGACGGGTTCTCCAGCCTGCCCAGCTCGTACAACGAGCTCTACTACGGCCTGGAGGGCGCGGGCTCCCCGGACTACAAGTTCATCTCCGCCCTGCACGAGCGCGGCTACGACCTGGTGCTCCTCGGCTACCAGGACCGCACGAAGTCGATCATCGACAACGCCAAGGTCGCCACCGAGTGCATCCACAACGCGATCGCCCGCCAGGAGGGCGACGCCCTCCTCACCGTCGGCGGCTTCAGCATGGGCGGGCTCATCACCCGCTACGCACTGGCCGACATGGAACGCAAGCGGATGAACCACAACACCGCCGTGTACCTCTCCTACGACACCCCGCACCGCGGCGCCTGGCTGCCCATCGGCATCGAGAAGCTCGTCCCCTACCTGCTCGGCGACTCGCGCATGCTGAGCCTGGTGAGCAGCCCGGCCGCGAAGCAGATGCTGCGCTGGCACACCAGCAAGGTCGAGGGCGAACCGGCCATGCACGACGACCGCAAGACCTTCCTCCAAGCGCTGGAGAAGCTCGGCAACTGGCCCATGATCCCCCGCCTCATCGGCGTCGCGAACGGCGACGGCAAGGGCGTCGGCAACGGCATCAAGGCCGGTGAGGCCGCCCTGACCGCCGAGGGTGACCTCAAGGGAACCAAGCTCTACACCCAGCCCGGGGGCAAGGGCGCCCTGGTCGCGGAGCTGGCGAAGACGGGCGCGGACCCGGTCACCGTCCGCACCGACACCATCCCCGAACTGGACGGCGCCCCCGGCGGCACCCTCGGCAACTTCAGCCTGGTGGCGGGCCTCCTCCAGCAGCTCGGCGCACCCGCGACCGCGCACCACCCGGCCACCTGCTTCGTGCCCTCGGGCAGCGCGGTCGACCTCCTGGACTTCGACCTGGCGACCCCGGAGGCCGACCCCTTCGCCGACCTCCGCAAGGTGTCGGAGGAGAACAGCGGCCTGCACTCCTACCTGCTCTCGGAGACGAGCACCCCGCACACGTCGATGACGCGGCAACTGGGCGAGTGGATCGTGAACCAGCTGGCCAACTAG
- a CDS encoding aminotransferase-like domain-containing protein, translated as MSVTDAPVPELAARARDVGGSPVRAILAVTARPEVINFAGGLPAPELFDADGIAAAFRAVLAEVPERALQYSTTEGEPTLRAALAGRFAVRGLPTVADDLVVTTGSQQGLSLLATALIEPGDTVLVENPCYLAALQAFAFAGARVVPVPCDEAGIDPDALDELVALHRPKLLYTVPTFQNPTGRTLPAERRAAVARVAGRRGLWIVEDDPYGELRFEGERVPWVATYAGAEDRTVLLGSLSKVMAPGLRLGWLRGPAAVVRACVVAKQAADLHTPTVNQLAAARYLADCDLDAHVARVAGVYRERRDAMLAGLGEALPSGASWIRPEGGMFVWATLPDGYDAGALLPGVIAHDVAYVPGAPFFAGAVDVATLRLCFVTQTPDEIGEGLRRLGEGLRVGGGGA; from the coding sequence ATGTCCGTCACCGACGCACCCGTACCCGAGTTGGCAGCCCGCGCCCGTGACGTCGGTGGCTCGCCCGTACGCGCCATCCTCGCGGTCACCGCGCGGCCCGAGGTCATCAACTTCGCGGGCGGCCTGCCCGCGCCCGAACTCTTCGACGCCGACGGCATCGCGGCCGCTTTTCGCGCGGTTCTCGCCGAGGTGCCTGAGCGGGCGCTGCAGTACTCGACGACCGAGGGCGAGCCCACGCTGCGTGCGGCGCTCGCGGGGCGGTTCGCTGTGCGGGGGCTGCCGACTGTGGCTGATGACCTGGTCGTCACCACCGGGTCCCAGCAAGGGCTTTCGCTGCTCGCCACGGCTCTGATCGAGCCCGGTGACACCGTCCTCGTCGAGAATCCGTGTTACCTCGCCGCTCTGCAGGCCTTCGCGTTCGCGGGCGCGCGTGTGGTGCCCGTGCCCTGCGACGAGGCGGGCATCGACCCGGACGCTCTCGATGAACTGGTCGCGCTGCACCGGCCGAAGCTGCTCTACACCGTTCCCACTTTTCAGAACCCGACGGGGCGTACGTTGCCTGCGGAGCGGCGTGCGGCGGTTGCTCGCGTTGCCGGGCGGCGCGGGCTGTGGATCGTCGAGGACGATCCTTACGGGGAGCTGCGGTTCGAGGGCGAGCGGGTGCCTTGGGTTGCGACGTACGCCGGGGCCGAGGACCGGACGGTGCTACTCGGGAGCCTTTCCAAGGTGATGGCGCCGGGGTTGCGGCTGGGGTGGTTGCGGGGGCCTGCGGCGGTGGTGCGGGCTTGTGTTGTCGCCAAGCAGGCGGCGGATCTGCATACGCCTACGGTCAATCAGCTTGCTGCGGCTCGGTACTTGGCGGACTGTGATCTTGATGCGCATGTTGCTCGGGTTGCGGGGGTCTATCGGGAGCGGCGGGACGCGATGCTTGCGGGGCTCGGGGAGGCGTTGCCCTCGGGGGCGAGCTGGATTCGGCCTGAGGGTGGGATGTTCGTCTGGGCGACGTTGCCTGACGGGTACGACGCGGGGGCGTTGTTGCCGGGTGTCATCGCGCATGACGTGGCGTATGTGCCTGGGGCGCCGTTCTTCGCAGGGGCGGTGGATGTGGCTACCCTGCGGCTTTGCTTTGTGACGCAGACTCCCGATGAGATCGGGGAGGGGCTGCGGAGGCTTGGGGAGGGGTTGCGGGTGGGTGGGGGCGGGGCTTAA
- a CDS encoding helix-turn-helix domain-containing protein: MERPNGMGESVGAGDLAELLRELKERSGLSYGTLAKRLHVSTSTLHRYVKGTAVPTEFAPLERLARVCGASREEMVEVHRRWILADASRGDRREGMAGTAGAGAAGSDAAGAAAAGSGADGSGGGSGASASAGASAGGAGADGSGAGGSGSGGSGGSGGSGSVGPDSHPDDPDDSPDIVIGRAPATAGTRTWKRLPRSRVLVAAGVVFALGATAVAVQAASDGGKRDRASVNSPTEQDGEWGQGPSGAQSVSPSKEPSGKASDKDKDKAGKGATGSEDPKSEGKAGEDKNGGAPSSGDGGKGGAGAGQGGVPVSISTQPHQWPGGCPSPYLVNKSPTELSPPPGEQDTPAWVSANGAVAARDQTVRFTVQGKGKETVVLESLNVRVAGSSAPLEWNNFKTAYLGVGCGSGVPKHSFTTDLDSAAPGLKPEDEADTFPYKVSANDPEAFFVDASVNNRYVRWYLELTWSSGGRRGTIRIDDEGKPFATSGDKSRPVYAFSLNSKKWTRTNRDDDNVPDPPA; this comes from the coding sequence TTGGAACGGCCGAACGGGATGGGAGAGAGCGTGGGGGCGGGCGATCTCGCGGAGTTGCTGCGGGAGCTGAAGGAGCGGTCGGGGCTCAGCTACGGGACCTTGGCCAAGCGGTTGCATGTGTCGACGTCGACGCTGCACCGGTATGTGAAGGGGACGGCCGTGCCCACGGAGTTCGCTCCGCTGGAGCGGCTCGCCCGGGTGTGCGGGGCCTCGCGCGAGGAGATGGTCGAGGTCCATCGGCGGTGGATCCTGGCCGATGCGTCGAGAGGTGATCGCAGGGAGGGGATGGCCGGTACGGCTGGGGCCGGTGCGGCTGGGTCCGACGCTGCGGGTGCGGCCGCTGCGGGCTCAGGGGCTGATGGCTCGGGTGGGGGCTCTGGTGCCAGTGCCAGTGCTGGTGCCAGTGCTGGTGGTGCCGGAGCTGATGGCTCTGGTGCTGGCGGTTCGGGCTCCGGTGGCTCGGGTGGCTCGGGCGGCTCCGGATCCGTAGGTCCGGACTCGCATCCCGACGACCCCGACGACTCTCCCGACATCGTTATCGGCCGGGCGCCCGCCACGGCAGGCACGCGCACGTGGAAGCGGCTGCCCAGGTCGCGCGTCCTCGTCGCCGCCGGTGTCGTCTTCGCGCTCGGCGCCACCGCCGTCGCCGTGCAGGCCGCGTCCGACGGCGGCAAGCGCGACCGCGCGTCCGTCAACTCCCCGACCGAGCAGGACGGGGAGTGGGGACAGGGTCCTTCCGGCGCCCAGTCCGTCTCGCCCTCGAAGGAGCCGTCGGGAAAGGCGTCCGACAAGGACAAGGACAAGGCGGGCAAGGGCGCGACGGGCTCCGAGGACCCGAAGAGCGAGGGCAAGGCGGGCGAGGACAAGAACGGCGGCGCCCCGAGTAGCGGGGACGGCGGCAAGGGCGGTGCCGGTGCCGGCCAGGGTGGTGTGCCGGTGAGCATCTCCACCCAGCCCCATCAGTGGCCGGGCGGCTGCCCCAGTCCCTACCTCGTCAACAAGTCCCCGACCGAGCTCTCCCCGCCACCCGGGGAACAGGACACCCCCGCCTGGGTGTCCGCGAACGGCGCCGTCGCCGCCCGGGACCAGACCGTGCGGTTCACCGTGCAGGGCAAGGGCAAGGAAACCGTCGTCCTGGAGTCGCTGAACGTCCGCGTCGCCGGATCGAGCGCGCCCCTGGAGTGGAACAACTTCAAAACGGCGTACCTCGGCGTCGGCTGTGGAAGCGGGGTGCCCAAGCACTCCTTCACCACCGACCTGGACTCGGCGGCGCCCGGCCTCAAGCCGGAGGACGAGGCCGACACCTTCCCCTACAAGGTGAGCGCCAACGACCCCGAGGCGTTCTTCGTCGACGCGTCCGTCAACAACCGTTACGTACGCTGGTACTTGGAGCTGACGTGGTCGAGCGGCGGTCGGCGCGGGACCATCCGCATCGACGACGAAGGCAAGCCGTTCGCCACGAGCGGTGACAAGAGCCGTCCCGTGTACGCCTTCTCGCTCAACAGCAAGAAGTGGACGCGGACGAACCGCGACGACGACAACGTGCCAGACCCGCCTGCGTAG
- a CDS encoding DUF4232 domain-containing protein, with product MRLSTKATAAAAAIAATLSLAAIGTASTASAAPSAKSAPVTCTAATTKVTVKQVDRPINHLLLKAKNTGTKTCYAYGAPFLRFDQAQAATGWLEDSKPQAVVTLKPGETAYAAIGTSSPEGSEGYQAHDLGVYFSNRSMNGSVGNPAAAKLPAGGVYVDSSAFVTYWQTSAADALQW from the coding sequence ATGCGACTCTCCACCAAGGCCACCGCAGCTGCCGCCGCCATCGCCGCCACTCTCTCCCTCGCCGCGATCGGCACCGCGTCGACCGCGTCCGCCGCGCCCTCCGCCAAGTCCGCGCCGGTCACCTGCACCGCCGCGACCACGAAGGTCACCGTCAAGCAGGTCGACCGCCCCATCAACCACCTTCTCCTGAAGGCCAAGAACACGGGCACGAAGACCTGCTACGCGTACGGCGCCCCGTTCCTCCGCTTCGACCAGGCGCAGGCCGCGACGGGGTGGCTGGAGGACAGCAAGCCCCAGGCGGTCGTCACGCTCAAGCCGGGCGAGACCGCGTACGCGGCCATCGGCACCTCCTCGCCGGAGGGTTCGGAGGGCTACCAGGCGCACGACCTGGGCGTCTACTTCTCCAACCGGTCGATGAACGGAAGCGTGGGCAACCCGGCCGCGGCCAAGCTGCCCGCCGGTGGCGTGTACGTGGACAGCTCGGCCTTCGTCACGTACTGGCAGACGTCGGCGGCGGACGCCCTCCAGTGGTGA
- a CDS encoding helix-turn-helix domain-containing protein — MEQRAHPLQKSVRVRTGEMISAYGELSAMPPRNRRRKNASAMKMLGAQVAALRRAAGLTQRELSKRLLVDEETVASIEQGRRPLKEDLAASLDEILDAKGVLTAAVENMPEVDLFPRWAEEYMDLEREAIALSWYDNQVLPGLLQTEAYARAVFSNDVPTLNEDDIAMRVAARMGRQEILHRKSPPRASFVISEVTLIDRLGGDEVYYEQLRRLREWADLPGVALQVMPVGRDFHAGLAGPFTLIETPDHQRLAYTEAPRSSQIIADPDEVAHLEHRYAMLRSQALNPQETKDLLNRLLGE, encoded by the coding sequence ATGGAACAGCGTGCGCACCCGTTACAGAAATCTGTACGGGTGCGCACGGGTGAAATGATCTCCGCATACGGGGAGTTGAGCGCCATGCCACCCAGGAACCGCCGCCGGAAGAACGCCTCCGCGATGAAGATGCTTGGCGCGCAGGTCGCCGCGCTGCGCCGGGCGGCGGGCCTGACCCAGCGCGAACTCTCCAAGCGGCTCCTCGTCGACGAGGAAACAGTCGCCTCCATCGAGCAGGGCCGCCGCCCGCTGAAGGAGGATCTCGCGGCGTCGCTGGACGAGATCCTGGACGCCAAGGGCGTGTTGACGGCCGCGGTGGAGAACATGCCGGAGGTCGACCTGTTTCCTCGGTGGGCCGAGGAGTACATGGATCTGGAGCGTGAGGCGATCGCACTGTCCTGGTACGACAACCAGGTGCTGCCGGGGCTGCTCCAGACGGAGGCGTATGCCCGCGCCGTCTTCAGCAACGACGTTCCCACCCTCAACGAGGACGACATCGCCATGCGTGTGGCCGCGCGCATGGGCCGACAGGAGATCCTCCATCGCAAGAGTCCCCCGAGGGCCAGCTTCGTCATCTCGGAGGTGACCCTGATCGACCGGCTCGGCGGCGACGAGGTGTACTACGAGCAGTTGCGCCGCCTACGCGAATGGGCAGATCTCCCCGGTGTCGCGCTCCAGGTCATGCCGGTCGGACGTGATTTCCATGCCGGTCTCGCAGGCCCCTTCACTCTCATCGAGACCCCGGACCACCAGCGCCTTGCCTATACCGAGGCCCCACGAAGCAGCCAGATCATCGCTGACCCCGACGAGGTGGCCCACCTAGAACACAGGTATGCGATGCTGCGGTCACAGGCCCTCAACCCCCAAGAAACGAAGGACCTGTTGAACCGTCTGCTAGGAGAGTAA
- a CDS encoding DUF397 domain-containing protein — MSSALTWFKASYSNDQGGACLEVAYDWRKSSYSSDQGGQCLEIAAHPSAIHIRDSKNPTGPTLTVAPDTWTRFLSQTY; from the coding sequence ATGAGCAGCGCACTCACGTGGTTCAAGGCGAGTTACAGCAACGACCAGGGCGGCGCCTGCCTCGAAGTCGCCTACGACTGGCGCAAGTCGAGCTACAGCAGCGACCAAGGCGGCCAGTGCCTGGAAATCGCCGCCCACCCCTCCGCCATCCACATCCGCGACTCCAAGAACCCCACGGGCCCCACCCTCACCGTCGCCCCGGACACGTGGACCCGTTTCCTGAGCCAGACCTACTGA
- a CDS encoding DUF4232 domain-containing protein, producing the protein MKFTRTTTRSVVAGLSLVSALTLTACDDGTGVRVSTSTIAVDPSAGRSPVSAPGSGGSVAGVDKCRTDGLEISASDSTVEGDPDSSVAVTLTNGSGLDCAISGYAGVDLTTSEGDLSARRTGRESAPTVLKDGDAVAFGITYPAHDAGGSGVQVTGLVVTPPDETKSVTLDWPGASTLAVADGAGSPVEVGPVGSAGQ; encoded by the coding sequence GTGAAGTTCACCCGCACCACGACCCGCTCGGTGGTCGCCGGTCTCTCCCTCGTCTCCGCGCTCACGCTCACCGCGTGCGACGACGGCACGGGCGTGCGGGTGTCCACGTCCACGATCGCGGTCGACCCGTCGGCGGGCCGGAGCCCGGTCAGCGCCCCGGGCAGCGGCGGCTCGGTCGCGGGCGTCGACAAGTGTCGTACGGACGGGCTTGAGATCTCGGCGTCGGACAGCACCGTGGAGGGCGATCCTGACAGCTCCGTCGCCGTGACGCTGACGAACGGCAGTGGCCTGGACTGCGCGATCTCCGGGTACGCGGGCGTCGACCTGACGACGAGCGAGGGCGATCTGTCAGCCAGGCGTACGGGCCGGGAGTCCGCCCCGACGGTCCTCAAGGACGGCGACGCGGTCGCCTTCGGCATCACCTACCCGGCGCACGACGCGGGTGGCTCCGGTGTCCAGGTGACCGGTCTGGTCGTGACCCCGCCGGACGAGACGAAGTCGGTCACGCTGGATTGGCCGGGCGCCTCGACGCTGGCCGTCGCGGACGGCGCGGGATCCCCGGTCGAGGTCGGCCCGGTCGGCAGCGCGGGTCAGTAG
- a CDS encoding NAD(P)-dependent oxidoreductase, whose translation MPAQPAQTAPVTVLGLGLMGSALAAALLKAGHATTVWNRTASKTGPLAAQGATPADTARDAIEAAPLVIVCLTTNDHVRALLEPEATALKGRTVVNLTNGTPAQARELADWAAAHGITYVDGGIMAVPQMIATPGAYILYSGTDEAAFATHRETLSALADTKWVGTDPGLAALYDLSLLTGMYGMAMGVAQALALTESEGIPPRDFAPLLTDWVIAMAHGTIPGMAEGLATGQHLTDVSNLAMNRAAFPNFTSAFTEQGLRTDLFDPFQDLLDRAVEQGHGADGFSRLALLLKKD comes from the coding sequence ATGCCCGCACAGCCCGCGCAGACCGCCCCCGTCACCGTCCTCGGCCTCGGCCTGATGGGCAGCGCCCTCGCCGCCGCGCTGCTCAAGGCGGGCCACGCCACCACCGTGTGGAACCGCACCGCGTCCAAGACGGGCCCGCTCGCCGCCCAGGGCGCGACCCCGGCCGACACCGCGCGGGACGCCATCGAGGCCGCCCCGCTCGTCATCGTCTGCCTCACCACCAACGACCACGTCCGCGCCCTCCTCGAACCCGAGGCCACCGCCCTCAAGGGCCGCACGGTCGTGAACCTCACCAACGGCACCCCGGCCCAGGCGCGGGAGCTGGCCGACTGGGCGGCGGCGCACGGCATCACGTACGTCGACGGCGGCATCATGGCCGTACCGCAGATGATCGCGACGCCCGGCGCGTACATCCTCTACAGCGGCACGGACGAGGCGGCCTTCGCCACGCACCGCGAGACCCTGTCCGCACTCGCCGACACCAAGTGGGTCGGCACCGACCCCGGCCTCGCGGCGCTCTACGACCTCTCCCTGCTCACCGGCATGTACGGCATGGCGATGGGCGTCGCCCAGGCCCTCGCGCTGACCGAGAGCGAGGGCATCCCGCCCCGCGACTTCGCACCGCTGCTCACGGACTGGGTGATCGCGATGGCGCACGGAACCATCCCCGGCATGGCCGAGGGCCTCGCCACGGGCCAGCACCTCACGGACGTCTCGAACCTCGCCATGAACCGGGCGGCGTTCCCCAACTTCACCAGCGCGTTCACCGAACAGGGCCTGCGCACCGACCTGTTCGACCCGTTCCAGGACCTCCTGGACCGGGCCGTCGAGCAGGGCCACGGCGCCGACGGCTTCTCGCGCCTGGCGCTGCTGCTCAAGAAGGACTAG
- a CDS encoding zinc-binding dehydrogenase, translated as MRAVVLHEFGAPENLRYETLPDPVAGAGQVRIAVRAAGVHFVETVMRQGDASDMAPPLPELPAVLGGEVAGTVDAVGPGVDPEWVGRSVVASRTQPGGYAELSVADVEGLHVLPVGLGPEDAVTMVMTGATTMGLLDSAQLKPDDVVLVTSAAGGVGRLVVQYAHALGATVVGAAGGSAKTAAVQALGADVVVDYNEAGWADVVRERLGADRPVSVVLDGVGGQKAASAYELIGEGGRFVAIGWASQEPFEPTPEELAEHGTSYVNALLELIGHPERAPERERAALEAAAKGELVAAWQAFPLVRAADAHAAMERRETTGKVLLVP; from the coding sequence ATGCGCGCTGTTGTTCTGCACGAGTTCGGGGCCCCCGAGAACCTGCGGTACGAGACTCTGCCCGACCCCGTCGCCGGGGCCGGGCAGGTGCGGATCGCCGTACGGGCGGCGGGAGTTCACTTCGTCGAGACCGTCATGCGCCAGGGTGACGCGTCCGACATGGCGCCCCCGCTGCCCGAGCTGCCCGCCGTCCTCGGTGGCGAGGTCGCGGGGACCGTGGATGCCGTGGGGCCGGGGGTCGACCCTGAGTGGGTCGGGCGGTCCGTCGTGGCCTCGCGGACCCAGCCTGGGGGGTACGCCGAGTTGTCCGTCGCCGATGTCGAAGGGCTGCACGTGCTGCCCGTCGGGCTCGGGCCCGAGGACGCGGTGACCATGGTGATGACCGGGGCGACCACCATGGGGCTGCTCGACTCCGCTCAACTCAAGCCCGACGACGTGGTGTTGGTGACATCCGCGGCCGGTGGGGTCGGACGGCTCGTCGTGCAGTACGCCCACGCGCTCGGTGCCACCGTTGTCGGCGCGGCGGGCGGGTCCGCCAAGACCGCCGCCGTACAGGCCCTCGGCGCCGATGTCGTCGTCGACTACAACGAGGCCGGGTGGGCGGACGTCGTCCGCGAGCGGCTCGGTGCGGACCGGCCCGTCAGTGTCGTACTCGATGGGGTGGGTGGTCAAAAGGCCGCCAGCGCCTACGAGTTGATCGGTGAGGGCGGGCGGTTCGTCGCCATCGGGTGGGCCTCGCAGGAGCCCTTCGAGCCGACGCCCGAGGAACTCGCCGAGCACGGCACGTCGTACGTGAACGCCCTGCTCGAACTGATCGGCCACCCCGAGCGCGCCCCCGAGCGCGAGCGGGCCGCCCTGGAGGCCGCCGCCAAGGGGGAGTTGGTGGCCGCCTGGCAGGCGTTCCCGCTGGTGCGGGCGGCCGACGCGCATGCGGCGATGGAGCGGCGCGAGACGACAGGCAAGGTGCTCCTCGTCCCGTGA